Genomic DNA from Halococcus agarilyticus:
GGGATCGGTGAGCAATGAGTGGCGACCGTCGTATCGAGATCGTGCGGCACCTGAGCGAGGAAGACCTTGACCGATTGCTCTCCGAGGCGGACGATGACAAAATCGTCCGCCGTCTCACCTTCGTCAAAAATCTCTACGAGGGCGACATTCTAGAGGAAGCTGCCAACCGCGTCGGCAAGTCCCAATCAACCAGCAGCCGGTGGGCACGTCGCTGGAACGAGGGCGGCCTCGGACTCCTCACGCCGAACTTCGGGGCCGGCAGGCCCCCGAAGCTCGGCGAGGACGAGCAAGAAGAGTTGCTCGAACTCCTCCGAGAGGGCCAGCCCTGGAAATCACAGGAGGTTCAGTACCTTCTCAATGAAGAGTTCGACGTAGAGTACCATCCAGTCTACCTCGGAAAATTCCTCAAAAAGCTCGGTCTCTCACGCGCGATACCACGAACAAAGCGCCCCTCTCGTCCCGAGAACGCCGAGGAGATTCTCGAAGAACACGTCGGAGACGCGTTCGACGAAGACACCGATGAGCCACACAACAAACAGGACGGTGATGACGAGGAAGGCTGGGTCGTCAACGACGATATCTGCACGGACGGCGGAACTGTCCTCGGCT
This window encodes:
- a CDS encoding IS630 family transposase is translated as MSGDRRIEIVRHLSEEDLDRLLSEADDDKIVRRLTFVKNLYEGDILEEAANRVGKSQSTSSRWARRWNEGGLGLLTPNFGAGRPPKLGEDEQEELLELLREGQPWKSQEVQYLLNEEFDVEYHPVYLGKFLKKLGLSRAIPRTKRPSRPENAEEILEEHVGDAFDEDTDEPHNKQDGDDEEGWVVNDDICTDGGTVLGFFDTSQPQPWDNSQRLYYVDDPHITRPLVRHDEPTVGFYALNGESVVSFPENQEKEQICDCLERVREQNPGKRILLVLDNFSSHICPYTRRRAHQLGIDLVFLPVGSPDLNPIEPVWKSLRWEASPLIVESAEEFRALVADLFESLTNRMSFAVSWIENFLAPHIQKLS